GTGAAGATGTGTGTACACTTCATGATGTTCCTGGCTATAGGTGTGTTCACGTACGTGATCGCGGTGACGGTTCACGGCTCTCCGCACCTTCGGCGTAATGTTCATTACCACCTGCTCCTGCAGCACTGCATCTGCCTGACGGGCTTCAATGCAGCGGGCGGAGTGTTACACGTCCTGCGCTCCCTGCGCCTCCCCGTCACACGCCTCGCCTGCTGGATCCTGTTCGACCTCCAGGTGGTGATGGCACGAGGCCTAAACTTCACCCTCACCCTCATGTGCATGTGCACCTGTCTCTCCGTCTGCTGCCCGCTGCGCTACAACTCCCTGCCACGCACCTTCTACCGCTGGATGATCTCAGTGACCTGGATTCTGGCTCTAATCAACCCGGTAGTGTTTACGGCTTTGGCGTGTGCACAGCAGCCGTGGCGCTACGTGATGGCTCCAGACACCGAGTGCTCCACAGCTTTGGAGGGTAAAGCGTGCATCATCAGCtccctcctgctcctcctcctaaTGGTGCTGCTTATTTCCAGCAGTTACATCTGCATCTGTCTAGAGGATCACCACGCTGGGCATTTTTCCCGCTCCAACAGTAAAGGACGACGCACCATCCTCATCCACATACTGCAGATCAGCTTGCACACCTTCCCCACCTTCATCATCGTCTCCCGCATGCACCAGATGCTCGTCATAGCCCTCATTACCTTCCTGATCTTCAGCATCTCACAGTTCCTCAGTCCAGTCATTTATGGCCTGCGGTGTAAAGAACTCAACAAGGAAATCCCCAGGTTCTTCCCGTGCTTCTTTAACAAACCTGTGTCCCTGAAACAACAACGAGGCTCCTGGACCATCTCCACCATCTCAGGAGTACTGAGCAGCAGCGAAACCGACCACAGCACCAGCATGGTCACTGTTCACGTGTCTGAGACCCAGAACGATGACCAGAACAAACACCATGTGAGTGAAGATCACGTGGAAAGTACaatctgaaatgtaaaaatgcacaaaaaacggaagaagtgaagaacagaaccatcccctctctctctctctctctctctctctctctctctctctctctctctctctctctctctctctctctctctctctctctctctctctctctctctctctctctctctctctctctctctctctctctctctctctctctctctctctctctctctcctctctctctcctctctctctctctctctctctctctctctctctctctctctctctctcctctctctctctctttctgtctctctctttctctctctctctctctctctctctctctctctctctctctctctctctctctctctctctctctctctctctctctctctctctctctctctctctctctctctct
The genomic region above belongs to Silurus meridionalis isolate SWU-2019-XX chromosome 20, ASM1480568v1, whole genome shotgun sequence and contains:
- the fbxo36b gene encoding F-box only protein 36b isoform X1, which gives rise to MEESFLYQQTPAPKTDPPPQSVMSHSDNQHLLDMVKMCVHFMMFLAIGVFTYVIAVTVHGSPHLRRNVHYHLLLQHCICLTGFNAAGGVLHVLRSLRLPVTRLACWILFDLQVVMARGLNFTLTLMCMCTCLSVCCPLRYNSLPRTFYRWMISVTWILALINPVVFTALACAQQPWRYVMAPDTECSTALEGKACIISSLLLLLLMVLLISSSYICICLEDHHAGHFSRSNSKGRRTILIHILQISLHTFPTFIIVSRMHQMLVIALITFLIFSISQFLSPVIYGLRCKELNKEIPRFFPCFFNKPVSLKQQRGSWTISTISGVLSSSETDHSTSMVTVHVSETQNDDQNKHHVSEDHVESTI
- the fbxo36b gene encoding F-box only protein 36b isoform X2, with translation MSHSDNQHLLDMVKMCVHFMMFLAIGVFTYVIAVTVHGSPHLRRNVHYHLLLQHCICLTGFNAAGGVLHVLRSLRLPVTRLACWILFDLQVVMARGLNFTLTLMCMCTCLSVCCPLRYNSLPRTFYRWMISVTWILALINPVVFTALACAQQPWRYVMAPDTECSTALEGKACIISSLLLLLLMVLLISSSYICICLEDHHAGHFSRSNSKGRRTILIHILQISLHTFPTFIIVSRMHQMLVIALITFLIFSISQFLSPVIYGLRCKELNKEIPRFFPCFFNKPVSLKQQRGSWTISTISGVLSSSETDHSTSMVTVHVSETQNDDQNKHHVSEDHVESTI